The window GAGGACGTAGACGATGACGGGGTTCCACTTCCGACCCACAATCTTCGCTACGGTCGCGAGCGTCTGTTCGAACTCGTACAGTAGATGCTCGTCGGCTATCGCTCCGTCGAAACGGTCGTGTTTTGCTGGCATCGGTCACACCCTGGATTATCTACAGGTAGGGGCTACAAGGGGGATAACCCGGACCCGAACCACGGCGGTTCCCCCGGAGTTACCTCACTCTGAGCCCTCGAACAGCGCCTCCAGCAGGTGGTGGTGGGCCTTCCGCAGGTGTTCGTGGAACGTCGACGGCGAGATGCCGATGACGGCGGCGATCTCCTCGGCGGTACTCGCCCGCGGCCACTCGTAGTAGCCGCCGAAGTACGCCGACTGGAGGACCGTCCGCTGGCGCTCCGTGAGCGACCCGAGCGCCGACGCCGTCACGACGCCCGAGAGCGAGGCCGTCGGGACGACGTGCTGTTTGCGGACCAACTGGACGTCGTCGTGGCGCGCGCGGTAGGTGTCGACCAGCGCGCGCACGTCCGTCCCGGCGGGCACCTCGACGACGATGCGGCTCTCGCCCGGGCGGGCGGTCACCGACCGGATGCTCGCGCCGAGTTCGAGGAGCGTGTGGAGCTTCGAGGCCGTCACGACGAACTCGAAGAGGCCGCCGTTCTCGTGACCGCTGACGACCCGGTGGCGTTCGACGTTCGGCGACTCAGCCGCGAACGCGGACACCGCCTCGGGCGGCGCTCCCTCGACGGCGACGTACCGGATGAACCGCCCGTCGACCGTGGGGCCGGCCCAGACGAGTTCGCACTCGCAGTCCAGCGCGTCGCAGAGCTGGATGAAGAAGAGCTCCCGGTCCGTCGCGCGGAACTCCAGTTCGATGGTGGGCGCGTCGGGGACGAGCGTCATCGCGGCCGCCGTGACGGCGAACCCGACGAGTTCGCCGAGGGCGCGCACGCTCGCCAGTTCCTCCTCGCCGAACGCCGAGAGCCGGGGCGCACTCACGAGGAGCGCCCCGTAGACGACGCTCCCGTGGGCGACCGGCACCGCGGCGAGCGCGCGGCAGCCGGCGGCGACGGCCGGGCGCGCGCCGGGAGGGAGCGTCGGGTCGTCGCGGAGCCAGCGGGCCACCCAGTGCTCGCCGTCGTAGAGCCGTTCGACGACGGGCGTGCCGTCGCTCCCGTCGAGGGCGACGACCACGTCGAACAGGTCCGTCGACGTGCCCGCGCTCGCCCGCGGGGTGGCCGCGCCGTCGGCGGCCCGACCGAGGATGCACGCATCCGCGTACAGGTCGGAGGCGACGAGGCGATCACAGACCGACTGCTCGATGTCCGCGCGGGTGGGGGCGGCGACGACGGCCTGGACGATGTCCCGGACGAGCGCGTTCGCCCGACCGAGTCGGTCCAGCGACTCGCGGGTCCGGCGGACCTGTTCCTCGCGGCGGCACAGCAGGTCCTCCCGGCGGGCGGCGTCGAACGCGGAGACGAGCGTCGTCCCCGTCAGTTCCGCGAGGCGCAGCGTGAGGGCCGTCTCGTCCGGGACGGCGAGGGCGACGCTGAACACCCCGTAGTCGCCGAGGGGGACGTGGACCTGCCGGGCCCCGTCGCGGTGTTCGACGATCGTCTGCCTCGTGGCGTACGCCCGCCCGAGGGGCGTGGTGTCGTCCGCCGGCACCCGGTCGTCGGGCGCTCCGTCCCCGGTCGTCGCCACCACCGTCAGGTAGTCCGTCTCCTCGTCGTGGAGCCGAACGGTGTTCCGCTCGAACCCGAGGTGCCGGGCGGCGAAGCGCGACCCGAGGCGGGCGACGGCGGTGGGCGTCCGCGCCCGGAGCAGTTCGCCGGTGAGGTCGTACAGCGCGACGAGGCGCCGTTCGGTCGTCGAGCGCTGGGAGACGTCGTGGACGACGACGAGCAGGTGGGGGCGACCCCCGAGGTCGAGCGTCGTCCCCGTCACCTCCACGGGGACCGACCGGCCGTCGGCGTGCCGGGAGTGGAGTTCGCCCGTCCAGCCGGCACCCTCCTCGGAGACCGACCGGACGAACGCCCGGAACGACTCGTCCTCCCCGGGGAAGAGCTGTGACGGGGCGCACGCGAGCAACGCCTCGCGCCCGTACCCGAAGAGGTCGCAGGCGCGGGGGTTGCACTCGCGGACGCGGTCGGCCTCGATGTCGACGACGAGGACGGCGTCGTTCCCGTACTCGAAGGTCCGCCGGAGGTAGGCGTACTCGGGGGGACGCTCGACGGGGATGACCACCGCGGTCAGCAGTCGCTCGCCCTCGTGGTCGACCGGCGCGGTGCGGAGCGCGACGGGCCTGGCCGAGCCGTCGGCACCGACCGCGTCGAGCGTCCGCATCCGTCTGTCGCCGGATTCGAGGGGCGTCGCACCGAGCGTGTCGGGGAAGAGGCGGTCGACGGCGGTTCCCACGAGCGCGCCGGGGTCGTATCCCAACACGGCGGCGGCCCGGTCGGTCCCGTCGACGACGACGCCGTCGGCGACGACGAGGACGCCCGCGACGGCGTCGGCCCCCACTGCTCGGACGAGGTCCTCGTCGATTATCGGCGGGTCTGCGTAAGTCGTCATCGGGAGTCACCAGCGCCCCGGGGCGCGACAGCACTGTGTTTCCGAAGGGACGACAGCCACCTAAGTGTATCGTGAACATCATTCACGGCGTGAGTCACACCCCGCCCGGAGAGTCCGTGCCGGCGAGGGGGTGGAGGACGGTGTGCGTCGCCGGGGACGCCCGCGGGGCGAGGCTCCGTCGGACGGGAACCGGTCGGTAACCCCCCATAGAACCCTTATGCGGGCGCGCCGCCTTCCAGAGCACGTGAACCCGACCCTCGCGCTGAGCCTCGCCCTCGTCGTGGTGCTCGCGGCCTGTGCCGCACCCGTCGAACCGGGCGATGGAATCGGACAGGACGGCACGACAGTACCGGACGGGCCGGTGACGGCGACGTCGGCCGACCCGGACGCGACGAACGGGTCGGAGACGCCCGGACGGGACAACGAGTCGGCGTTCGACCCGCTGGGCTGGGAGAACGGCTACTGGTACAACGCCAGCATCGACGTCGACCAGTCGGACGGCCTCTCGGCAGCGGAACTCGACGCCTACGTCTCGCGGGCGATGGCGCGCATCGAACTGCTCCGGGGGCTGGAGTTCCTCGAACCGGTCGGCGTCCGCGTCGTCAGCCGCGAGAACCACCGCCGGACCGTCGCAGAGTGGACGAACGTGACCGAGGCCGAACGCGTCTGGAACGACCAGGTGTGGGAGGCGCTGTTCGTCGTCGGCGAGGACCGCGACGTGACCGAGGAGTTCGCCGTCCTCTTCGGGTCGAACGTCTTCGGCTATTACGACCCCGAGACCGGCGACCTGGTCGTCGTCACCTCCGACGCGAACCCCGCCATCCCGACGGGCACGCTGGTCCACGAACTCGTCCACGCCCTGCAGGACCAGCACTTCGACCTCGAACGCGCCGACCTGCAGGGGGCGACACAGGACCAGCAACTCGCCGTCGACGGCCTGCTGGAGGGAGAGGCGAACTACCTGATGTACCAGTACCTCGCGCGCTGTGGCCAGTGGGAGTGCGTCGGCACGCAGGCGAGCGGGACGGCCGACGGCACCCGACCGAACGACGGGTTGCTGTACACCGTCCTCCAGCCGTACTCCGACGGTCCCGTCTTCGTCGACGCCCTCGTCCAGTTCGGTGGGTGGGAGGCGGTCGACGCCCGGTACGCCGCGCCGCCGGCCGCCACCGCCCAAATCATCGACCCGAGCGCGCCCGCGCCGGAGCCGGTCGGCTACACGGACACGGCCCGGAACGGGTGGGAGCGCTTCGACGCCGGGAAGAACGGGACCGACAGCGCGGGCGAGGCGTCCATCGCGGTCATGTTCTGGTACCAGGCGCGGGCCTACGGCGCCCCCGTGGTGGACGACCGGGCGCTGTTCGACGTGAGCGCGCGCTACGACCGCTACAACTACACGACCACCCCCTCCGACGGGTGGGCCGGCGACGTGGTCGTCCCCTACCGGAACCCGGCCGGCGGCGAGCACGGCTACGTCTGGCAGACCAAGTGGCACAGCGTCAGCGACGCCATCGAGTTCCGCGACGCCTACCTGTCGGTGCTGGCGGAACACCGCGCCGTCCAGTTCGACGGGACGACGTGGGTAATCGAGGACGGCCCGTTCGCCGACGCCTTCCGCGTCGTCTGGGACGGGCGGACCGTCACCGTCGTCAACGGTCCGACGGTTGAGTCCCTCGACGACGTCCGCCCCGACCTCGCGCGGTGACGACCCCACCCCGTCCGCGGGCGGTCCCTCCCCACCGGCGGACCGACCGTGCGGGTACCGACCGGTCCCCGCGTCGGGAGGTTACACGTCGGTTCGCGAGTGGTTAACAGTCGAGACGGACTACTGTCAGGTATGCGAGACGCCGATGGGTGCGTGGCGGTCGGCGGACGGGGGGCGGCGAGCGCGGGGCGGACGGACGAGGGGGACCCGAGGCGGGCACTTCCCTCACCGCTCGACGTCGGCGTGGTGTACGACGACCCGGAGTGGCGCTTCGAGCGGTCGGTCGAGCGCTGGGAGGACGTCGCGGTGGGCGTGACGGTCCGGTTCAGCAAGGTCGTGACCGACGCCGACGTCCACGGCTTCGGCCTCGTGACCGGTGACACCAGCCGACTGCACTTCGACGAGACGTACGCCGAGGGGACCCGCTTCGGCGGACGGGTCGTCCACGGTCTGCTCACCGCGGGCGTCGTCAGCGCCGCGCTGGCGCGCCTTCCCGGGACCGCGGTGTATCTCTCCCAGACCACGGAGTTCCTCGCGCCGGTCCGCGTCGACGACGAACTGACGGGCGTGTGCGAGGTGGTCGAGGCCCTCGGCGGGGACCGCTATCGCCTCCGAACGGCCGTCCGAACCCAGCGCGGCGAACACGTCCTGCGGGGCGAGGCCGTCGTCCTCCTGGACCGACCGGCGTGAGCGGTCGTGTCGTCCGGGTAACCACATTACAGGCCGGTTCGAGAGCCGTTAATACCGTTCCCCGACGAGTTCTACCCGACGACCGCGCGTCGAGAGAGCCATGACCATCTACAAGGGATGCCCGTACTGCACGGCGGTGTTCGCCATCGGGCCCGAGGAGGACGAACCGCTACGACGACACATCGCGCACACCCACACCGCGACACCGGACCTCGTGGTCGTGTCCGAGGGCGACCCGGACGGACACGGGGAGGTGGGCGCACTGCGCGTCCGCCTCGCCGCGGGCGACCGACCCACCCGCGACCTGACGCTCGCGTTGCTCGCCGGA is drawn from Halomarina litorea and contains these coding sequences:
- a CDS encoding MaoC family dehydratase; translated protein: MRDADGCVAVGGRGAASAGRTDEGDPRRALPSPLDVGVVYDDPEWRFERSVERWEDVAVGVTVRFSKVVTDADVHGFGLVTGDTSRLHFDETYAEGTRFGGRVVHGLLTAGVVSAALARLPGTAVYLSQTTEFLAPVRVDDELTGVCEVVEALGGDRYRLRTAVRTQRGEHVLRGEAVVLLDRPA
- a CDS encoding bacterio-opsin activator domain-containing protein; the protein is MTTYADPPIIDEDLVRAVGADAVAGVLVVADGVVVDGTDRAAAVLGYDPGALVGTAVDRLFPDTLGATPLESGDRRMRTLDAVGADGSARPVALRTAPVDHEGERLLTAVVIPVERPPEYAYLRRTFEYGNDAVLVVDIEADRVRECNPRACDLFGYGREALLACAPSQLFPGEDESFRAFVRSVSEEGAGWTGELHSRHADGRSVPVEVTGTTLDLGGRPHLLVVVHDVSQRSTTERRLVALYDLTGELLRARTPTAVARLGSRFAARHLGFERNTVRLHDEETDYLTVVATTGDGAPDDRVPADDTTPLGRAYATRQTIVEHRDGARQVHVPLGDYGVFSVALAVPDETALTLRLAELTGTTLVSAFDAARREDLLCRREEQVRRTRESLDRLGRANALVRDIVQAVVAAPTRADIEQSVCDRLVASDLYADACILGRAADGAATPRASAGTSTDLFDVVVALDGSDGTPVVERLYDGEHWVARWLRDDPTLPPGARPAVAAGCRALAAVPVAHGSVVYGALLVSAPRLSAFGEEELASVRALGELVGFAVTAAAMTLVPDAPTIELEFRATDRELFFIQLCDALDCECELVWAGPTVDGRFIRYVAVEGAPPEAVSAFAAESPNVERHRVVSGHENGGLFEFVVTASKLHTLLELGASIRSVTARPGESRIVVEVPAGTDVRALVDTYRARHDDVQLVRKQHVVPTASLSGVVTASALGSLTERQRTVLQSAYFGGYYEWPRASTAEEIAAVIGISPSTFHEHLRKAHHHLLEALFEGSE
- a CDS encoding Hvo_1808 family surface protein; amino-acid sequence: MNPTLALSLALVVVLAACAAPVEPGDGIGQDGTTVPDGPVTATSADPDATNGSETPGRDNESAFDPLGWENGYWYNASIDVDQSDGLSAAELDAYVSRAMARIELLRGLEFLEPVGVRVVSRENHRRTVAEWTNVTEAERVWNDQVWEALFVVGEDRDVTEEFAVLFGSNVFGYYDPETGDLVVVTSDANPAIPTGTLVHELVHALQDQHFDLERADLQGATQDQQLAVDGLLEGEANYLMYQYLARCGQWECVGTQASGTADGTRPNDGLLYTVLQPYSDGPVFVDALVQFGGWEAVDARYAAPPAATAQIIDPSAPAPEPVGYTDTARNGWERFDAGKNGTDSAGEASIAVMFWYQARAYGAPVVDDRALFDVSARYDRYNYTTTPSDGWAGDVVVPYRNPAGGEHGYVWQTKWHSVSDAIEFRDAYLSVLAEHRAVQFDGTTWVIEDGPFADAFRVVWDGRTVTVVNGPTVESLDDVRPDLAR